From the genome of Synchiropus splendidus isolate RoL2022-P1 chromosome 17, RoL_Sspl_1.0, whole genome shotgun sequence, one region includes:
- the LOC128748360 gene encoding replication protein A 70 kDa DNA-binding subunit-like isoform X2 has translation MSDGVHTYASFLLASQLNKLPQDGILVPLSVCMLKRTVSNTLSDGRCVLTIIDMEVVASAADSGGQVGDPIPYKPGLASSSPTSSPSFDASPGPSSSHTSTSYRGQGSGLVGMSPLKTSPMKASPMEASPMKASPMKASPMEASPMEASPMKASPMKGGSSTAARPTVISISDLHPYISKWTLRARVTHKSDVRNWSNSRGDGKLFSFEIVDESGEIRIAAFNQEVDKFFSLVEQGKVYYISNGTLKPANKQYTTVKNDFEMTLNANSSIVLCDDNQRIPMVHCDFVSIAELDHRDKDALVASTSYRGQGSGLVGMSPLKTSPMKASPMEASPMKASPMKTSPMEASPMKASPMEASPMKFSPMKGGSSTAARPTVVSISDLHPYISKWTLRARVTHKSDVRNWSNSRGDGKLFSFEIVDESGEIRIAAFNQEVDKFFSLVEQGKVYYISNGTLKPANKQYTTVKNDFEMTLNANSSIVLCDDNQRIPMVHCDFVSIAELDHRDIDALVDVIGLCKSADDVSLITTRAGREVSKRDLHLLDMSGKEVTATIWGDEAVKFDGSGQPVVVIKGARLSDFGGRSLSASFNSTLMVNPDIPEAFRLRAWYDREGHSLDSQSLTQTRSLGRGLTTNWKTLSDIKTEQMGHTEKADYFSCVATVAYIRKENCLYRACPSADCNKKVMELEAGLWRCDKCDREFPTFKYRLLLSVNLADYGDQQWVTCFQDTAEVLLGQSAESLGHLRDTDEAAFDEVFRRVNLTSHIFKNRVKLETYNDECRVKVTVLEVLPVDHREYSRRLIRNIHKLAV, from the exons ATGAGCGATGGCGTGCACACTTACGCTT CATTCCTGTTGGCCAGCCAGTTAAACAAGCTGCCACAGGACGGCATCCTTGTTCCGCTGTCTGTCTGCATGTTGAAGAGGACCGTCAGCAACACTCTGTCCGACGGAAG GTGCGTTTTGACCATCATTGATATGGAGGTGGTCGCATCAGCTGCAGACAGCGGAGGCCAAGTTGGTGACCCCATTCCGTACAAACCAG GTTTGGCTTCATCCTCTCCAACTTCATCTCCGTCGTTTGACGCCTCACCAGGGCCGTCCAGCAGTCACA CCTCAACTTCTTACCGAGGCCAAGGAAGTGGCTTAGTTGGAATGTCGCCCTTGAAGACCTCACCCATGAAGGCCTCACCCATGGAGGCCTCACCCATGAAGGCCTCACCCATGAAGGCCTCACCCATGGAGGCCTCACCCATGGAGGCCTCACCCATGAAGGCCTCACCCATGAAAGGAGGCAGCTCCACAGCAGCACGACCGACAGTGATTTCCATCTCCGACCTTCACCCTTACATCAGCAA GTGGACCCTCAGAGCCCGAGTCACCCACAAATCTGATGTACGCAACTGGAGTAACTCGAGAGGCGACGGGAAGCTCTTCTCCTTTGAGATCGTGGATGAGAGT GGAGAGATCAGAATCGCTGCCTTCAACCAGGAAGTGGACAAGTTTTTCTCTCTCGTGGAGCAAGGCAAG GTCTACTACATCTCTAATGGAACACTCAAGCCTGCAAACAAACAGTACACGACCGTCAAGAACGACTTTGAAATGACCTTAAATGCCAACTCCTCCATCGTGCTGTGTGACGACAACCAGCGGATCCCCATGGTTCACTGTGACTTTGTGAGCATCGCAGAGCTGGACCACAGAGACAAAGACGCCCTCGTTG CCTCAACTTCTTACCGAGGCCAAGGAAGTGGCTTAGTTGGAATGTCGCCCTTGAAGACCTCACCCATGAAGGCCTCACCCATGGAGGCCTCACCCATGAAGGCCTCACCCATGAAGACGTCACCCATGGAGGCCTCACCCATGAAGGCCTCACCCATGGAGGCCTCTCCCATGAAGTTCTCTCCCATGAAAGGAGGCAGCTCCACAGCAGCACGACCGACAGTGGTTTCCATCTCCGACCTTCACCCTTACATCAGCAA GTGGACCCTCAGAGCCCGAGTCACCCACAAATCTGATGTACGCAACTGGAGTAACTCGAGAGGCGACGGGAAGCTCTTCTCCTTTGAGATCGTGGATGAGAGT GGAGAGATCAGAATCGCTGCCTTCAACCAGGAAGTGGACAAGTTTTTCTCTCTCGTGGAGCAAGGCAAG GTCTACTACATCTCTAATGGAACACTCAAGCCTGCAAACAAACAGTACACGACCGTCAAGAACGACTTTGAAATGACCTTAAATGCCAACTCCTCCATCGTGCTGTGTGACGACAACCAGCGGATCCCCATGGTTCACTGTGACTTTGTGAGCATCGCAGAGCTGGACCACAGAGACATAGACGCCCTCGTTG ATGTGATTGGCTTGTGCAAGAGTGCAGATGACGTGTCCCTCATCACCACCAGGGCCGGCAGAGAGGTCTCCAAAAGAGACCTGCATCTCCTGGACATGAGCGGGAAAGAAGTGACGGCGACTATTTGGGGAGACGAG GCTGTGAAGTTTGACGGCTCTGGCCAGCCTGTGGTGGTGATCAAAGGCGCGCGCCTGTCCGATTTTGGGGGCCGCTCTCTCTCTGCTTCATTCAACTCCACACTAATGGTCAACCCCGACATCCCGGAAGCTTTTCGCCTGCGCGCCTG GTATGACCGGGAAGGTCACTCGCTTGACAGCCAGTCCCTGACGCAGACAAGGTCGCTGGGCAGAGGGCTGACCACCAACTGGAAAACTCTGAGTGACATCAAAACTGAGCAGATGGGACACACTGAGAAG GCGGACTATTTCAGCTGTGTGGCAACTGTTGCGTACATTCGGAAAGAGAATTGTCTGTACCGAGCGTGTCCGTCTGCAGACTGCAACAAGAAGGTCATGGAGCTGGAGGCCGGACTGTGGCGGTGCGACAAGTGTGACCGGGAGTTCCCCACCTTCAAGTACAGACTCCTGCTGTCG GTCAACTTGGCCGACTACGGTGATCAGCAGTGGGTGACGTGCTTCCAGGACACGGCCGAGGTTCTTCTGGGTCAGAGTGCTGAATCACTGGGACATCTGCGAGACACA GACGAAGCGGCCTTCGATGAAGTGTTCCGGAGAGTCAACTTGACATCGCACATCTTCAAGAACAGAGTGAAGCTGGAGACCTACAAT
- the LOC128748360 gene encoding replication protein A 70 kDa DNA-binding subunit-like isoform X1: MTTSRVISRELSPVFSDRPLNLSLQLVKATQTKTMSVRLTEGAIEALLNDSAVHNPRLQLLNIRQIASANDPPRYRLKMSDGVHTYASFLLASQLNKLPQDGILVPLSVCMLKRTVSNTLSDGRCVLTIIDMEVVASAADSGGQVGDPIPYKPGLASSSPTSSPSFDASPGPSSSHTSTSYRGQGSGLVGMSPLKTSPMKASPMEASPMKASPMKASPMEASPMEASPMKASPMKGGSSTAARPTVISISDLHPYISKWTLRARVTHKSDVRNWSNSRGDGKLFSFEIVDESGEIRIAAFNQEVDKFFSLVEQGKVYYISNGTLKPANKQYTTVKNDFEMTLNANSSIVLCDDNQRIPMVHCDFVSIAELDHRDKDALVASTSYRGQGSGLVGMSPLKTSPMKASPMEASPMKASPMKTSPMEASPMKASPMEASPMKFSPMKGGSSTAARPTVVSISDLHPYISKWTLRARVTHKSDVRNWSNSRGDGKLFSFEIVDESGEIRIAAFNQEVDKFFSLVEQGKVYYISNGTLKPANKQYTTVKNDFEMTLNANSSIVLCDDNQRIPMVHCDFVSIAELDHRDIDALVDVIGLCKSADDVSLITTRAGREVSKRDLHLLDMSGKEVTATIWGDEAVKFDGSGQPVVVIKGARLSDFGGRSLSASFNSTLMVNPDIPEAFRLRAWYDREGHSLDSQSLTQTRSLGRGLTTNWKTLSDIKTEQMGHTEKADYFSCVATVAYIRKENCLYRACPSADCNKKVMELEAGLWRCDKCDREFPTFKYRLLLSVNLADYGDQQWVTCFQDTAEVLLGQSAESLGHLRDTDEAAFDEVFRRVNLTSHIFKNRVKLETYNDECRVKVTVLEVLPVDHREYSRRLIRNIHKLAV, encoded by the exons ATGACTACGTCTCGTGTAATATCGCGAGAGCTGTCACCTGTTTTTAGCGACAGACCTTTAAACCTCAGCTTGCAGCTTGTGAAGGCCACACAAACTAAAACAATGAGTGTGAGACTTACTGAAGGAGCGATTGAA GCCCTGCTCAATGACTCAGCCGTCCACAATCCTCGACTGCAGCTTCTG AACATCCGGCAGATTGCAAGTGCCAATGATCCACCACGGTATCGCCTGAAGATGAGCGATGGCGTGCACACTTACGCTT CATTCCTGTTGGCCAGCCAGTTAAACAAGCTGCCACAGGACGGCATCCTTGTTCCGCTGTCTGTCTGCATGTTGAAGAGGACCGTCAGCAACACTCTGTCCGACGGAAG GTGCGTTTTGACCATCATTGATATGGAGGTGGTCGCATCAGCTGCAGACAGCGGAGGCCAAGTTGGTGACCCCATTCCGTACAAACCAG GTTTGGCTTCATCCTCTCCAACTTCATCTCCGTCGTTTGACGCCTCACCAGGGCCGTCCAGCAGTCACA CCTCAACTTCTTACCGAGGCCAAGGAAGTGGCTTAGTTGGAATGTCGCCCTTGAAGACCTCACCCATGAAGGCCTCACCCATGGAGGCCTCACCCATGAAGGCCTCACCCATGAAGGCCTCACCCATGGAGGCCTCACCCATGGAGGCCTCACCCATGAAGGCCTCACCCATGAAAGGAGGCAGCTCCACAGCAGCACGACCGACAGTGATTTCCATCTCCGACCTTCACCCTTACATCAGCAA GTGGACCCTCAGAGCCCGAGTCACCCACAAATCTGATGTACGCAACTGGAGTAACTCGAGAGGCGACGGGAAGCTCTTCTCCTTTGAGATCGTGGATGAGAGT GGAGAGATCAGAATCGCTGCCTTCAACCAGGAAGTGGACAAGTTTTTCTCTCTCGTGGAGCAAGGCAAG GTCTACTACATCTCTAATGGAACACTCAAGCCTGCAAACAAACAGTACACGACCGTCAAGAACGACTTTGAAATGACCTTAAATGCCAACTCCTCCATCGTGCTGTGTGACGACAACCAGCGGATCCCCATGGTTCACTGTGACTTTGTGAGCATCGCAGAGCTGGACCACAGAGACAAAGACGCCCTCGTTG CCTCAACTTCTTACCGAGGCCAAGGAAGTGGCTTAGTTGGAATGTCGCCCTTGAAGACCTCACCCATGAAGGCCTCACCCATGGAGGCCTCACCCATGAAGGCCTCACCCATGAAGACGTCACCCATGGAGGCCTCACCCATGAAGGCCTCACCCATGGAGGCCTCTCCCATGAAGTTCTCTCCCATGAAAGGAGGCAGCTCCACAGCAGCACGACCGACAGTGGTTTCCATCTCCGACCTTCACCCTTACATCAGCAA GTGGACCCTCAGAGCCCGAGTCACCCACAAATCTGATGTACGCAACTGGAGTAACTCGAGAGGCGACGGGAAGCTCTTCTCCTTTGAGATCGTGGATGAGAGT GGAGAGATCAGAATCGCTGCCTTCAACCAGGAAGTGGACAAGTTTTTCTCTCTCGTGGAGCAAGGCAAG GTCTACTACATCTCTAATGGAACACTCAAGCCTGCAAACAAACAGTACACGACCGTCAAGAACGACTTTGAAATGACCTTAAATGCCAACTCCTCCATCGTGCTGTGTGACGACAACCAGCGGATCCCCATGGTTCACTGTGACTTTGTGAGCATCGCAGAGCTGGACCACAGAGACATAGACGCCCTCGTTG ATGTGATTGGCTTGTGCAAGAGTGCAGATGACGTGTCCCTCATCACCACCAGGGCCGGCAGAGAGGTCTCCAAAAGAGACCTGCATCTCCTGGACATGAGCGGGAAAGAAGTGACGGCGACTATTTGGGGAGACGAG GCTGTGAAGTTTGACGGCTCTGGCCAGCCTGTGGTGGTGATCAAAGGCGCGCGCCTGTCCGATTTTGGGGGCCGCTCTCTCTCTGCTTCATTCAACTCCACACTAATGGTCAACCCCGACATCCCGGAAGCTTTTCGCCTGCGCGCCTG GTATGACCGGGAAGGTCACTCGCTTGACAGCCAGTCCCTGACGCAGACAAGGTCGCTGGGCAGAGGGCTGACCACCAACTGGAAAACTCTGAGTGACATCAAAACTGAGCAGATGGGACACACTGAGAAG GCGGACTATTTCAGCTGTGTGGCAACTGTTGCGTACATTCGGAAAGAGAATTGTCTGTACCGAGCGTGTCCGTCTGCAGACTGCAACAAGAAGGTCATGGAGCTGGAGGCCGGACTGTGGCGGTGCGACAAGTGTGACCGGGAGTTCCCCACCTTCAAGTACAGACTCCTGCTGTCG GTCAACTTGGCCGACTACGGTGATCAGCAGTGGGTGACGTGCTTCCAGGACACGGCCGAGGTTCTTCTGGGTCAGAGTGCTGAATCACTGGGACATCTGCGAGACACA GACGAAGCGGCCTTCGATGAAGTGTTCCGGAGAGTCAACTTGACATCGCACATCTTCAAGAACAGAGTGAAGCTGGAGACCTACAAT